From the genome of Onthophagus taurus isolate NC chromosome 5, IU_Otau_3.0, whole genome shotgun sequence, one region includes:
- the LOC111426529 gene encoding tachykinins, giving the protein MRNSILCISLIIVALNFCAGEEKRAPTGFTALRGKKNPTEYVLDDVAANYKKLFDSKTSDAENWAPSLLWFDLPYYKRVPSGFFGLRGKKYFDLPLEETNKRIPTGFFGMRGKRYFDDEDLDESYNKRIPSGFWGMRGKRFYNLIFDDIQRAPDSRFFGIRGKRQPNTKSFFGMRGKKYDVRGKFVGVRGKKSMENLVPDLFDDDSSSRYDDLDLNQLMYILSQYERN; this is encoded by the coding sequence ATGCGTAATTCGATTTTATGCATCAGTTTAATAATCGTCGCTTTAAATTTTTGCGCCGGTGAAGAGAAACGAGCTCCGACCGGATTCACCGCTTTGCGGGGCAAAAAAAATCCAACCGAATATGTGCTCGATGATGTTGCGGCGAATTATAAGAAACTTTTTGATTCGAAGACATCGGACGCCGAAAATTGGGCGCCTTCCTTATTATGGTTTGATCTCCCTTATTACAAAAGGGTTCCTTCTGGTTTCTTCGGATTACGCGGAAAAAAATACTTCGATTTGCCCCTTGAGGAAACAAATAAGCGCATCCCAACCGGTTTCTTCGGAATGAGAGGAAAGAGATACTTCGACGATGAAGATTTGGATGAATCATACAACAAAAGGATTCCATCTGGATTTTGGGGAATGAGAGGGAAacgattttataatttgatttttgatgaTATACAAAGAGCTCCTGATAGTAGATTTTTTGGGATTAGAGGAAAACGCCAACCGAACACAAAGAGCTTTTTTGGGATGAGAGGAAAGAAATACGATGTTAGAGGAAAATTCGTTGGGGTTCGAGGAAAAAAATCGATGGAAAATTTAGTTCCGGATCTTTTCGACGATGATTCTTCATCAAGATACGACGATCTCGATTTGAATCAATTGATGTATATCTTGTCGCAATACGAAAGAAATTAA